A section of the Primulina eburnea isolate SZY01 chromosome 1, ASM2296580v1, whole genome shotgun sequence genome encodes:
- the LOC140811967 gene encoding cytochrome P450 83B1-like yields the protein MINTMSLLLLVLSFSIIFLFNLFKPKNPKKTAPLPPGPKGLPLIGNLHEFDTPHPHLYLHELAKKYGPLMSMRFGFRPTIVISSARVAKIALKNNDLALAGRPPLIGLKTYSYNGHDIAFSNYSESWREMRRLGVIHLFSVKQVLSFLPIRKDKVSLMIKDMIKKSHSSEVINLSQAAYFLTNRIVCRAAFGKEYDELGKRKFSEVFKEAQELSIAFSFGDFFPLLGWIDKLTGMISRLDKNLRDLDKFFQELIEDHLDPNRPEAMKGDILDLMIKLKQDRAAAIPIEWENIKGILMNVFGGTDTSASLIVWAMTTLIKKPQAMKKAQEEVRNVVGAKGTVDEEDIQNLPYLKAIIKETLRLFPPIPLSVPRESLEKFTIDGYEIPAKTMVYVNFHAIGLDPEYWENSTEFIPDRFLNSTIDYKGHDFGLLPFGSGRRGCPGMNFGIASVELALANLLYSFDWELPHGMKEEDIDMELFPGLTTSKKNDLCLVGKCYEYNKIN from the exons ATGATTAATACCATGTCTTTGCTTCTCCTAGTGCTGTCTTTCTCAATCATCTTTCTTTTCAATCTCTTTAAACCAAAAAATCCCAAGAAAACTGCTCCCCTCCCACCAGGTCCGAAAGGGCTTCCTCTGATCGGGAACTTGCATGAATTCGACACGCCGCATCCCCACCTCTACCTCCACGAACTCGCGAAAAAGTACGGCCCCCTCATGTCGATGAGATTTGGTTTCCGACCCACGATCGTTATTTCTTCTGCAAGAGTAGCCAAAATAGCCTTGAAAAATAATGACCTAGCACTCGCAGGCAGGCCACCACTTATTGGCTTAAAAACGTATTCTTACAATGGCCATGATATCGCTTTCTCTAATTACAGTGAAAGTTGGAGGGAAATGAGGAGACTGGGCGTGATTCATCTGTTTAGTGTCAAGCAGGTGCTTTCATTTCTTCCTATTCGAAAAGACAAAGTTTCACTTATGATAAAAGATATGATCAAGAAATCCCATTCGTCTGAGGTGATAAACTTGAGCCAGGCTGCGTATTTTTTAACTAATAGGATCGTTTGTCGAGCAGCATTCGGGAAAGAGTACGATGAATTGGGTAAAAGAAAATTCAGTGAAGTTTTTAAAGAAGCTCAAGAACTATCAATAGCCTTCAGTTTTGGTGATTTTTTTCCTTTGTTGGGTTGGATCGACAAATTAACTGGGATGATTTCGAGACTCGACAAGAATCTTAGGGATTTGGATAAATTTTTTCAAGAACTTATAGAAGATCATCTTGATCCAAATCGGCCCGAGGCAATGAAAGGGGATATTCTTGATTTGATGATTAAGCTGAAACAAGACCGAGCAGCTGCCATTCCGATTGAATGGGAAAATATTAAGGGAATTCTCATG AACGTGTTCGGTGGAACCGATACAAGTGCATCGTTGATTGTTTGGGCCATGACGACTCTCATCAAGAAACCCCAAGCAATGAAGAAAGCACAAGAAGAAGTCCGAAATGTAGTAGGGGCCAAAGGTACCGTAGATGAAGAGGATATCCAAAATCTTCCTTATCTAAAAGCAATCATCAAAGAAACACTAAGATTGTTTCCTCCAATTCCACTCTCCGTCCCAAGAGAAAGCCTGGAAAAGTTCACGATAGATGGGTATGAAATCCCAGCAAAAACCATGGTGTATGTGAATTTTCATGCGATCGGTTTGGATCCAGAATATTGGGAAAACTCTACTGAATTTATTCCCGATCGGTTCTTGAATAGTACTATCGACTACAAAGGGCACGATTTCGGGTTGCTCCCATTTGGATCGGGTAGAAGAGGATGCCCTGGAATGAATTTTGGTATTGCAAGTGTGGAGCTTGCACTTGCCAATCTTCTCTACTCATTTGACTGGGAGTTGCCCCATGGAATGAAGGAAGAAGATATTGATATGGAATTGTTCCCTGGACTTACAACTTCAAAGAAAAATGATCTTTGCCTTGTGGGAAAATGCTATGAATATAATAAGATAAACTAA